A genomic region of Vanessa tameamea isolate UH-Manoa-2023 chromosome 11, ilVanTame1 primary haplotype, whole genome shotgun sequence contains the following coding sequences:
- the LOC113396203 gene encoding glutamate receptor ionotropic, kainate 2, with product MRGTNAVFLVLLFGHLSALPDTIRIGGLFHPEDDKQEVAFRYAVERVNADRAILPRAKLLAQVETISPQDSFHASKRVCHLLRSGVAAIFGPQSAPAAAHVQSICDTMELPHLETRWDYRTRRESCLVNLYPHPAALSRAYVDLVRAWGWKSFTIVYENSDGLVRLQELLKAHGPSELPVAVRQLPDSHDYRPLLKQIKNSAESHIVLDCATERIRDVLQQAQQIGMMSDYHSYLVTSLDLHSVDLEEFKYGGTNITALRLLDPERAEVQRVVRDWVYDEARKGRKLQLGHTSVKENMTFIKTETALMYDAVHLFAKALHDLDTSQQIDVRPLSCEAEDTWPHGYSLINYMKIVEMKGLTGVIKFDHQGFRSDFTLDIIELTREGLQKAGTWNSSEGVNYTRSYGDNQKQIVEILQNKTLIVTTILSAPYCMRKEASEKLTGNAQFEGYAIDLIHEISKILGFNYTFKLAPDGRYGSYNRETKEWDGMIRELLEQRADVAIADLTITYDREQVVDFTMPFMNLGISVLYRKPIKQPPNLFSFLSPLSLDVWIYMATAYLGVSVLLFILARFSPYEWDNPRNCLDEPPVLENQFTLLNSLWFTIGSLMQQGSDIAPKAVSTRMVAGMWWFFTLIMISSYTANLAAFLTVERMDSPIESAEDLAKQTKIKYGALKGGSTAAFFRDSNFSTYQRMWSFMESARPSVFTSSNKEGEERVMRGKGAYAYLMESTTIEYVVERNCDLTQVGGMLDSKGYGIAMPPNSPYRTAISGAVLKLQEEGKLHILKTKWWKEKRGGGSCRDETSKSSSTANELGLANVGGVFVVLMGGMGVACVIAVCEFVWKSRKVAVDERKEEASLCSEMASELRSALKCPSGGSGGAGGPREGADSPYLHYGFSTKSQLH from the exons TATGCCATCTACTTCGAAGCGGCGTGGCAGCCATCTTTGGCCCACAATCGGCTCCTGCAGCGGCTCACGTGCAATCAATTTGCGATACAATGGAACTGCCACACTTAGAAACCAGGTGGGATTATCGTACACGACGAGAATCCTGTCTCGTCAACCTCTATCCCCATCCGGCGGCACTTAGTCGG gcCTACGTAGACCTGGTGCGGGCTTGGGGGTGGAAATCGTTTACAATCGTATACGAGAACAGCGATGGGTTGGTCCGCTTGCAGGAATTATTGAAAGCGCACGGTCCCTCCGAACTGCCCGTAGCTGTCAGACAACTGCCCGATTCACATGATTACAG GCCACTTTTAAAACAGATAAAGAACTCAGCAGAGTCTCACATAGTGCTCGACTGCGCCACAGAGAGGATTAGGGACGTTTTACAGCAAGCGCAACAAATCGGTATGATGTCGGATTACCACAGCTACCTCGTGACATCTTTG GACCTTCATAGCGTCGACTTGGAAGAATTTAAATACGGTGGAACAAATATAACGGCTTTGAGACTTCTTGATCCTGAACGAGCTGAAGTTCAGAGAGTCGTTCGAGACTGGGTGTACGATGAAGCGAGAAAGGGACGGAAGCTGCAACTAGGACACACTTCGGTAAAG GAGAATATGACTTTCATAAAG ACAGAAACCGCGTTGATGTATGACGCGGTACACTTATTTGCGAAAGCGTTACACGACCTTGACACTTCGCAACAAATCGATGTAAGACCGCTGTCATGCGAAGCCGAAGACACATGGCCCCACGGGTACAGCCTCATTAACTACATGAAAATT GTCGAAATGAAGGGCTTAACGGGAGTTATAAAGTTTGATCACCAAGGATTCAGGAGTGACTTTACCCTCGATATCATCGAACTTACGAGAGAGGGTCTCCAGAAAGCGGGAACTTGGAATTCCTCAGAGGGTGTTAATTATACAAGATCGTATGGAGATAACCAAAAACAAATAGTTGAAATACTTCAGAATAAAACGCTCATCGTTACTACAATTTTG AGCGCGCCATACTGCATGCGTAAGGAGGCTAGCGAGAAATTAACAGGAAACGCACAATTCGAAGGCTATGCCATTGATCTCATAcatgaaatatcaaaaattcTCGGCTTCAATTATACGTTCAAACTTGCGCCTGACGGTCGATACGGGTCCTATAACCGAGAGACGAAAGAGTGGGATGGCATGATACGGGAACTGTTGGAGCAAAGAGCGGATGTGGCGATTGCGGACCTTACTATCACTTATGACAG ggAGCAGGTCGTGGACTTCACAATGCCTTTCATGAATCTTGGGATTTCGGTACTTTACCGTAAACCTATTAAGCAGCCGCCGAACCTGTTCTCCTTTTTGTCCCCCCTGTCTCTAGATGTATGGATTTATATGGCGACCGCATACTTGGGCGTATCGGTACTGCTCTTTATATTGGCCAG GTTCAGCCCGTACGAGTGGGACAACCCCCGGAACTGTCTAGACGAGCCGCCGGTGCTGGAGAATCAGTTCACACTGTTGAACTCGCTGTGGTTCACTATCGGATCCTTGATGCAGCAAGGTTCGGATATCGCACCGAA AGCGGTGTCAACTCGGATGGTGGCAGGAATGTGGTGGTTTTTCACATTGATCATGATATCCTCGTACACTGCTAACTTAGCAGCATTCCTGACTGTGGAACGAATGGACTCGCCAATTGAAAGTGCTGAAGATTTGGCCAAAcagactaaaattaaatatggcgCTTTAAAGGGTGGATCAACAGCGGCTTTCTTTAgg GATTCTAATTTCTCGACCTATCAACGTATGTGGTCCTTCATGGAATCAGCCCGGCCTTCTGTATTCACAAGTAGCAACAAGGAGGGGGAAGAGAGGGTAATGAGGGGCAAAGGAGCTTACGCGTACCTCATGGAGTCCACAACAATTGAATACGTTGTTGAACGGAACTGCGACCTCACGCAAGTGGGAGGAATGTTGGATTCTAAGGGATATGGAATTGCCATGCCGCCAA ACTCACCATACCGTACTGCCATAAGCGGAGCTGTTTTGAAACTGCAAGAGGAAGGAAAATTACacatattaaaaacgaaatggTGGAAAGAAAAACGTGGCGGCGGATCCTGCAGA GATGAAACATCGAAATCTTCATCAACCGCGAATGAATTGGGTTTGGCGAACGTGGGGGGCGTTTTTGTAGTACTGATGGGTGGCATGGGCGTCGCCTGCGTCATCGCCGTCTGCGAGTTCGTGTGGAAGTCGAGGAAAGTCGCGGTTGATGAACGG AAGGAAGAG GCCTCGCTTTGTTCGGAAATGGCATCCGAGTTGCGTTCAGCGTTGAAGTGTCCGAGTGGAGGGAGCGGGGGTGCGGGTGGGCCGCGCGAGGGGGCGGACTCCCCGTACTTGCACTATGGGTTCAGTACAAAGAGTCAGCTGCACTAG